The DNA window CCGGCCGTACGCCGAATCGAGGTCGCGCCCGGTGATCTGCTCGATCCGGTCGATCCGGGCCCGCAACGTGTGCCGGTGGATGCCCAGCTCCGCGGCGGTCTCGTTCCAGTGGCCGTTGTGCGTCAGGAAGGTGCTCAGGGTGGCCAGCAAGGTTCCCTCGCGACCCTGGTCGTGCTGCTTCAGCGGGCCGAGGACCCGGCGCACGAAACCGGCCAACGCCTGCGGCGACTGGGCCCGGATGAGCATGTGCAGCGCCTCCAGATCGTCGAACCGAGTCACCGGCCGCCGCTCGGCCCGGCCGACCTCGGCCGCGTGGGTCGCGGCCCGGTACGACAGCCCCACCTGCTCGATCGGCACCACGTCGCCCAGCCCGAGCGGCACCATCGGGCGTACCGAGGCCAGCCGGGCCAGCGCGGCGGCGGCAGTCTCCGAGCCGTCGACGAGTACGGCGACCCGGGCCTGCCGACCGGCCTCCTGCGCGACGACGGCGCCGGGCAGGTTCGCCTCGGCCATCAGCTCGTTGAGTTCGTCGCAGACCTGACTGCCCCGGCTGGCGGCACAGAAATAGACGCCAACCCGGACAGCTGCCGGGTCGAGGTCCCAGGCGAGGGCGTGCTGGGCGGCGACCTCGCCGGTGACCGCACCGCGCAGAACCTGGGCCAACTGGTCGGCGCGCAACCGGCGGATCTGCTGGCGGGCCGCCTGCGAGCGCTCCATCTCCAGGGACAGCAGCGCCACCGCGCCGGCCAACACCATCCGGCTGTAGTCGCTGGCCGCGCCGGGGACGCCGGCGATCAGGAAACCGCGCATCCGGCCCCGCGCCCCGAGTGTGTGGATCGCCACCGACTCGGTCGGGCCGACCACCGAACCGCTGGAGCGGATACCGCGCTCGCGGGTACGCATCACGTCCGGCAGCAGCGCGGGCAGCCGGTCGGCGGCCGCTGCCGGATGCGCCCGCACAACGTTGGCGGCGAGGTCGGTGAGCACTGCCCAGCCGCCGAGTGCGCGCGAGACCTCAGCAACGAGGCCGCCTCTGCCGGACTCGACGGCCGCGGCGGTCAGCGCCTGCTGAGCGTCGAACGCGCGGGCGATGGTGTCGTAGCGTTCCGCCGCGAGCAGGTTCGACACGGCCTCGGAGATTGCCACGTAGGGCGCGTCGACCGGCACCTCCAGCACCGGTAGGCCACGCTCCTCGGCGGCCTGGATCAGCGGCCCAGGGACCTGGTCGTACCCGAGTCCGACACCGAAGCCGAGTCCTGCCAGGCCGGCATCGGCGAGCCGGTGGACGTACGGGCCGAACTGCTCCGGATCATCGATCTTCAGGCCGGTGGTGAGTAGCAACTCCCCGCCGCGAAGCCACGGGGTCGGGTCGATGGTCTCGCTGACGTGCACCCACCGGACCTCGTTGTCGAGACCGCGGTCGCCCGCGCATACCCGCAGGTTCAACTCCGGCAGCGCCAGAACCTGCGCAATCGTCACAGTCACGGGAACATCCCATCTCCTCGGCTGGACCAGTGTTGCCAGATGGTGACATGGCCGTGAAGTACAGTCCGACCTGCGGCGACTGGACAAGCGGTCCCCTTCCGATGCTTTCGCCGCTACTTGAACACTGGGGCCACGTTGCCGAGGGGAACCGGTGGCGAACGTGCGGGGCGGGTGTGCTGACACCCCGCCGACCCGGAGGAGACACACGTGAAGAAGCGAGCCATCTGCGCGGTCTTTGCCGCAGCCCTGCTCGCCGGATGCGGCGGCACCGATGCCGACGCCCCGGCCCCGGACCAGTCGGACAACGCGTTGCACGCGATGCTGCCGGAGTCCATCCGAAAGGCGGGAGAACTCCGG is part of the Micromonospora olivasterospora genome and encodes:
- a CDS encoding PucR family transcriptional regulator, which gives rise to MTVTIAQVLALPELNLRVCAGDRGLDNEVRWVHVSETIDPTPWLRGGELLLTTGLKIDDPEQFGPYVHRLADAGLAGLGFGVGLGYDQVPGPLIQAAEERGLPVLEVPVDAPYVAISEAVSNLLAAERYDTIARAFDAQQALTAAAVESGRGGLVAEVSRALGGWAVLTDLAANVVRAHPAAAADRLPALLPDVMRTRERGIRSSGSVVGPTESVAIHTLGARGRMRGFLIAGVPGAASDYSRMVLAGAVALLSLEMERSQAARQQIRRLRADQLAQVLRGAVTGEVAAQHALAWDLDPAAVRVGVYFCAASRGSQVCDELNELMAEANLPGAVVAQEAGRQARVAVLVDGSETAAAALARLASVRPMVPLGLGDVVPIEQVGLSYRAATHAAEVGRAERRPVTRFDDLEALHMLIRAQSPQALAGFVRRVLGPLKQHDQGREGTLLATLSTFLTHNGHWNETAAELGIHRHTLRARIDRIEQITGRDLDSAYGRMELWLALLADSAADTDDQPVPEQGTGRAGRGSGPEQDRK